One part of the Amaranthus tricolor cultivar Red isolate AtriRed21 chromosome 16, ASM2621246v1, whole genome shotgun sequence genome encodes these proteins:
- the LOC130802282 gene encoding elongator complex protein 5: MAEAICRVLRDGALEGELAPALTIKDFILSPLSSHVFDHVLSQLYSFILAGKSQSRGIVIVAFSRSPSYYMDLLKNGGFDGDSLNKWVRILDCYTDPLGWKHRLKESGKIGTCPDSTFGVTVFRDVKNLEKLLWEVLELGKGIVGEGKDRFCIAIDSVTRLLRDVSLSSIAGFLSSIRSHEQVSCAFWTLHSDIHENRTNAALEYMSSIVASVEGVTQLNSGQQGLFLLVQNLRKAKFRVHLKRRNGRVKLMSEEVHADPSGITFTSISFEEDLMAQTLVPKVQFNLQLSEKEQIDRSNVVLPFEHQESDKAKQIYDGRRSLMEEQNGYSIKTEKSQVTENSSIGEIVYFRDSDDERPDSDEDPDDDLDI; this comes from the exons aTGGCGGAAGCAATTTGTAGAGTTCTCCGAGATGGAGCACTAGAGGGAGAACTCGCTCCAGCTCTTACCATCAAAGATTTTATTCTCTCCCCTCTTTCTTCCCATGTCTTTGATCACGTTCTCTCTCAACTATATTCCTTCATTTTGGCGGGAAAATCGCAATCTAG AGGAATCGTGATTGTGGCATTTTCTCGAAGTCCTTCGTATTATATGGATTTGCTGAAAAATGGAGGATTTGACGGTGATTCCTTGAATAAATG GGTTCGGATACTGGATTGTTATACAGATCCTCTTGGTTGGAAGCATAGGCTGAAGGAAAGTGGGAAGATTGGCACTTGCCCTGATTCTACGTTTGGGGTGACAGTTTTCAGGGATGTGAAGAATTTGGAGAAATTGCTTTGGGAAGTTCTCGAACTGGGCAAAG GAATTGTTGGAGAAGGAAAGGATCGTTTCTGCATAGCAATTGACTCG GTAACAAGGTTACTTAGAGATGTCTCGTTGTCATCTATAGCTGGTTTTCTTAGTAGCATTCGTAGTCATG AACAAGTTTCTTGTGCCTTTTGGACGTTGCATTCAGATATTCATGAGAACCGTACTAATGCTGCTCTAGAGTACATGTCATCTATTGTGGCTAGTGTGGAAGGTGTAACTCAACTTAATAGTGGACAACAAGGCCTGTTTTTGCTTGTGCAAAATCTTAGAAAAGCAAAATTCAGGGTACACCTCAAGCGCAGAAATGGAAGAGTTAAATTAATG TCTGAAGAAGTTCACGCTGATCCATCAGGAATTACTTTTACGTCAATttcttttgaagaagatttgatggcACAGACACTGGTGCCAAAG GTACAATTTAATCTACAGTTGTCAGAAAAGGAGCAAATCGATCGTTCAAATGTTGTCCTTCCTTTTGAGCACCAAG AATCAGACAAAGCAAAACAAATTTACGATGGCCGGCGATCTCTCATGGAGGAGCAAAATGGGTATTCAATTAAAACTGAAAAATCACAAGTAACTGAAAATTCTTCCATAGGGGAAATTGTTTACTTTCGCGATTCAGATGATGAGAGGCCAGATTCTGATGAAGATCCTGACGATGACTTGGACATATAG
- the LOC130802281 gene encoding uncharacterized protein LOC130802281 → MKNRKPKMGNTKLKWTPEEEKALREGVNKHGVSKWKVILKDSQFRHILRSRSNIDLKDKWRNMNHAKSRRKPNPKSTVQDQKPSEVEVVAEAEAGAGFKIENEEDVFPSLHVIEEEIIAGLIADLEKNDPEHAEYCKDLQKLLENDEKADEILAYATEIMDRPLEDYGFSDLVI, encoded by the exons ATGAAAAATAGAAAGCCAAAAATGGGAAACACGAAGCTAAAATGGACTCCAGAAGAAGAAAAGGCACTCAGAGAAGGCGTAAACAAACATGGCGTCAGTAAATGGAAAGTCATTCTCAAAGATTCTCAATTCCGCCATATTCTCCGTTCTCGTTCCAACATCGATCTCAAg GACAAATGGAGGAATATGAATCATGCTAAATCAAGGCGAAAGCCAAATCCAAAATCGACTGTTCAAGATCAG AAACCTTCGGAGGTAGAGGTAGTGGCTGAAGCTGAGGCTGGGGCCGGGTTCAAGATCGAGAACGAGGAAGATGTTTTTCCATCATTGCATGTAATAGAAGAAGAAATAATAGCCGGCTTGATAGCTGATTTAGAAAAGAACGACCCAGAACATGCGGAATATTGTAAGGATCTACAAAAGTTATTAGAGAATGATGAAAAAGCAGATGAAATTCTAGCTTATGCAACCGAGATCATGGACCGACCACTTGAAGATTATGGGTTTAGTGACTTAGTGATTTGA